In Perognathus longimembris pacificus isolate PPM17 chromosome 3, ASM2315922v1, whole genome shotgun sequence, a single window of DNA contains:
- the Mrpl34 gene encoding 39S ribosomal protein L34, mitochondrial, giving the protein MAFFGGSLLGPFSRSAALLGGRWLQPRIGPGLPQQVRGKARGNEYQPSNIKRKHKHGWIRRLSTPAGVQVILRRMLKGRKSLSH; this is encoded by the exons ATGGCTTTCTTTGGTGGATCCCTGCTAGGCCCCTTCAGTAGGTCTGCGGCGCTGCTGGGTGGCAG ATGGCTCCAGCCCCGCATCGGGCCAGGGCTCCCGCAGCAAGTCCGGGGCAAGGCGCGCGGGAACGAGTATCAGCCGAGCAACATCAAACGCAAGCACAAGCACGGCTGGATCCGGCGCCTGAGCACCCCGGCCGGCGTCCAGGTCATCCTTCGCCGAATGCTCAAAGGCCGCAAGTCCCTGAGCCACTGA
- the Dda1 gene encoding DET1- and DDB1-associated protein 1: MADFLKGLPVYNKSNFSRFHADSVCKASNRRPSVYLPTREYPSEQIIVTEKTNILLRYLHQQWDKKNAAKKRDQEQVDGEGESSAPPRKVARTDSPDMHEDT; this comes from the exons ATG GCAGATTTTTTAAAAGGATTGCCTGTGTACAACAAAAGCAATTTTAGCCGATTTCATGCCGACTCCGTGTGCAAAGCTTCG AACCGGCGCCCCTCAGTCTACCTACCCACTCGAGAGTACCCATCTGAGCAGA TCATTGTAACAGAAAAGACAAACATCCTCCTGCGCTACCTGCATCAGCAATGGGACAAAAAG AACGCTGCCAAGAAGAGAGACCAGGAGCAGGTtgatggggaaggggagagctCGGCGCCCCCCCGCAAGGTGGCTCGGACGGACAGCCCGGACATGCACGAGGACACCTAG